A window of the Bacillus sp. A301a_S52 genome harbors these coding sequences:
- a CDS encoding YlaI family protein, which yields MRVKCVICDVVETIDSQLPLAKKLRNRPIHTYMCKSCYNRIELKTIERKNTGLFQEFTPAEEKDEYI from the coding sequence ATGAGAGTAAAGTGCGTCATATGTGATGTTGTAGAAACAATAGATAGCCAGCTGCCTCTGGCAAAAAAACTTAGAAACAGACCTATTCATACCTACATGTGTAAATCATGCTATAATCGCATTGAATTAAAGACAATCGAGCGTAAGAACACCGGACTTTTCCAAGAATTCACACCAGCAGAAGAAAAAGACGAGTATATTTAG